Proteins encoded in a region of the Takifugu flavidus isolate HTHZ2018 chromosome 10, ASM371156v2, whole genome shotgun sequence genome:
- the fbxl4 gene encoding F-box/LRR-repeat protein 4 has product MLTLLSMFYYICLRRRSRSGTRGEALTSRRAVESSQRAVLPLSVEVEQYAKEVLDFSSHYGSENSMSYTMWNLAGVPNVYPSSGDFTQTALFRAYGTWWEQCASAPPPFRRTPKGFYSQDYIEVGFEEPVYPTGVDVLETYYPGAVVQILACSHNPFSQNPPTDVRWEVLWSGEPTKVLTPQARQFSPTIKHINFPTNLLRLEVNSSLLNYYTELDAVILRGVKERPMLALYKMPMIDISDLSDSEEELSDVGGPFRQGGAGSGYFDKLPYELIQLILSHLTLPDLSRLAQSCKLLHQHCCDPLQYTQLSLQPYWARLNDAALGHLQSRCTLLQRLNLSWTGNRGALTLTGFSSFLKACGLSLVCLELSCCHFLNEACVEVISETCPGLQELNLSSCDRLQPPAFTHISKLTRLRRLVLYRTKIEQTAILTILTFCIELRHLNLGSCVMIEDYDVVASMLAARSSFLRSLDLWRCRNLTDRGLLELVSGCRMLEELDLGWCPTLQSSTGCFQNLARGLPRLRKLFLTANRTVCDSDIEALATCCPSLQHLDILGTRLVSSASLKKLLQSCPQLLLLDVSFCSQIDTRAVQELSGVFPNVSIKKSFTQ; this is encoded by the exons ATGTTAACCCTCTTGAGCATGTTTTACTATATTTGTCTGCGGCGCCGCTCCAGGAGTGGGACCCGAGGCGAGGCTCTGACTAGCCGGCGGGCTGTGGAGTCTAGCCAGCGGGCGGTGCTGCCGCTCAGCGTGGAAGTGGAGCAGTATGCCAAAGAGGTTTTGGACTTCAGCTCCCATTATGGAAGTGAGAATAGCATGTCCTATACCATGTGGAACCTGGCTGGCGTGCCCAACGTCTACCCCAGCTCAGGGGACTTCACCCAGACGGCTTTGTTCAGAGCTTACGGCACGTGGTGGGAGCAGTGTGCCAGCGCGCCGCCACCTTTCCGCCGCACACCCAAAGGATTCTACAGCCAGGATTATATTGAGGTGGGCTTTGAGGAGCCAGTTTACCCTACAGGAGTGGACGTGCTAGAGACGTATTACCCTGGAGCAGTTGTCCAGATTCTAGCCTGCTCTCACAACCCCTTCTCCCAGAATCCCCCTACTGATGTCAG GTGGGAGGTGCTATGGTCAGGGGAGCCTACCAAGGTACTGACACCTCAAGCTCGCCAGTTTTCCCCGACCATCAAGCATATCAACTTCCCCACAAACCTGCTGCGTCTGGAGGTGAACAGCTCTCTGCTGAACTACTACACAGAACTAGATGCTGTCATCCTGCGCGGCGTCAAAGAGAGACCTATGCTGGCCCTCTACAAGATGCCCATGATCGATATCAGCGACCTGAGCGACAGCGAGGAGGAGCTTTCTGATGTGGGAGGCCCATTCAGACAAGGAGGGGCCGGCAGTGGCTACTTTGACAAACTCCCTTATGAG CTCATCCAGCTGATACTGAGCCATCTGACCCTGCCAGACCTCAGCCGTCTGGCCCAGAGCTGCAAGCTGCTGCACCAGCACTGCTGTGACCCTCTGCAGTACACCCAGCTGAGCCTGCAGCCGTACTGGGCCCGGCTGAATGATGCCGCCCTGGGACACCTGCAGAGCCGCTGTACCCTCCTCCAGAGGCTCAACCTGTCCTGGACCGGCAACCGCGGGGCTCTCACCCTGACCGGCTTCAGCAG CTTCCTGAAGGCCTGTGGGCTCAGCCTGGTCTGCCTGGAACTATCCTGCTGTCATTTCCTGAATGAAGCTTGTGTGGAGGTCATCTCTGAGACGTGTCCTGGCCTGCAGGAGCTCAACCTGTCCTCTTGTGACCGCCTTCAACCGCCCGCGTTTACACACATCTCCAAACTGACGCGCCTACGCAGACTGGTGCTGTACCGGACCAAAATAGAG caAACAGCCATTTTGACAATCTTGACTTTCTGCATTGAGCTGCGACACCTCAACCTTGGGAGCTGTGTCATG attGAAGACTACGATGTTGTCGCCAGCATGTTGGCCGCTCGCTCCAGCTTCCTCCGCTCGCTGGACCTGTGGCGCTGCAGGAACCTGACCGATCgaggtctgctggagctggtcAGTGGCTGCAG AatgctggaggagttggaccTGGGCTGGTGTCCCACCCTTCAGAGCAGCACCGGATGTTTCCAGAATCTCGCCCGCGGCCTGCCTCGCCTGCGCAAACTCTTCCTCACCGCCAACCGCACTGTCTGTGACTCGGACATCGAGGCTCTGGCTACCTGCTGCCCCTCACTGCAGCACCTCGACATTCTGG GGACCCGCTTGGTGAGTTCCGCCTCCCTGAAGAAGCTCCTCCAGTCCtgtccacagctcctcctcctggacgTCTCCTTCTGCTCGCAGATCGACACGCGAGCCGTCCAGGAGCTCTCGGGTGTCTTCCCCAATGTGTCCATAAAGAAGAGCTTCACTCAGTGA